In the genome of Mytilus edulis chromosome 3, xbMytEdul2.2, whole genome shotgun sequence, one region contains:
- the LOC139517558 gene encoding uncharacterized protein — MDHTKCFFVLTKLRIKRMNILRIGRLILTTYEFSLILRIVPIIHYNLRSLIINRLRLSMMNLQFTLLETLIHFTIVISRLTLDNVNMTNIINQYSSLCGPYFDENKKTMHSPQIPREYNMCPVCYNDGRCYINDNCCPQQGLKYKKTECLTAIVHSPNNISTFGIEYEMVNTCPYGTVDSMFNECTKPRDIYDIIRYPPVTDQTYTSFKNQFCAMCNNIKEFTPWKIDVQCDIKYDIVTTLNDIVEKALKNNCIISFVPSEKTYNNVKTCTGHQFIEACNVTGTLDNYDRDIDFACQTLTNPFPPYKNIFCHMCNPPEKTSERQITFTDGTKRCKILYRTLKYRFDCKGPIPFNLLNHNMSNLQFSQVQFYHCNLTGNDEQYRNITLCKKDRWNLTYCETDSEFELQWACETQLRGIVIHSEKLSYHYTECGTHLKDFLVYNHGIPVEIEQYVKENLACDLFKCMDDRNLYPLQYILCNCCSVPTTHLPGSDSGTWDIFSRKYFTADCKLNEIYDTLKQRCRQTDCFPGKQMIGGSCEQYLPTSLYSQPLAYVFPFVLTSRYSHSEITQILQKDSNEMLSFSTSLCIKPKAKSISFFVRIDIMIFSYEYIADIEEILINYSSRLLKSSGNMNITVKYDYQSILTDENIEFENITACVDRNRSLISNLLICRHVLFTQSEYRVSQKDNEIILDGYDAKFQFYQYHIDSEKILRICIKDFYRIVNLDVKHDVVYLAIMITCTVISVLCLFATLITYCLFSALKTLPGKNIMSLVFSLLIYNILYLILILVDAADKTVCQVIGIVTHFFLLSTFGCFTMGTVHMFRIFGHDSLSSTLKANQSKYTFKIYTASAYGSAATIVVINITVLHISTGTFTGYGYNNKCFISNVQSFIATVLVPLIITFIINIILYSITTYKLYKKIYSNSAVSAVSKTNKKEISIFIKLFTTTGCSWILLLINFFVNKTPISIAIAVLNGFQGLYIFIAYIFNERIYRMYKSEIIGLTARKSQSTIMTSLPPSKQTSSE, encoded by the exons ATGGATCATACAAAATGTTTTTTCGTCTTAACTAAATTACGTATAAAGCGTATGAATATACTCAGAATTGGTAGGCTTATACTTACTACATACGAATTTTCACTAATATTACGCATTGTTCCAATTATACATTATAATTTAAGGAGTTTGATAATCAACAGACTTAGGCTGTCAATGATGAATCTTCAATTCACATTATTAGAAACTTTGATACATTTTACCATTGTAATTTCGCGTTTGACTTTGGATAATGTTAACATGACAAATATCATAAATCAGTATTCATCACTTTGCGGACCTTACTTCGatgaaaacaagaaaacaatgCACTCTCCACAAATACCACGGGAATATAATATGTGTCCGGTATGTTATAACGATGGCCGTTGTTATATTAACGATAACTGTTGTCCTCAGCAAGgattgaaatataaaaagacGGAGTGTTTGACAGCAATTGTTCACTCACCAAACAATATTTCAACTTTTGGAATTGAATATGAAATGGTGAATACTTGCCCGTATGGCACTGTTGACAGTATGTTCAACGAATGTACAAAGCCACGTGATATTTACGATATAATAAGATATCCTCCAGTAACTGATCAGACATATACGTcgtttaaaaatcagttttgcgCTATGTGTAACAATATTAAAGAGTTTACCCCTTGGAAGATAGATGTCCAGTGTGACATAAAATATGACATAGTTACTACTTTAAACGACATTGTCGAAAAAGCACTCAAGAACAATTGTATAATATCGTTTGTTCCAAGTGAAAAAACGTACAATAATGTGAAAACATGTACAGGTCATCAATTTATTGAAGCATGCAATGTTACAGGGACGTTGGATAATTATGACAGAGATATTGACTTTGCATGTCAAACATTGACTAATCCTTTCCCGCCATATAAAAACATCTTCTGCCACATGTGCAATCCTCCCGAAAAGACAAGTGAACGACAGATCACATTCACAGACGGCACTAAACGTTGCAAGATCTTATACAGAACACTGAAGTACAGATTTGATTGTAAAGGTCCCATTCCCTTTAATTTATTGAATCACAATATGTCAAATCTACAGTTTTCTCAAGTTCAGTTTTATCATTGCAATTTGACCGGAAACGATGAGCAATATAGAAATATTACCTTGTGCAAAAAGGACAGATGGAATTTAACATATTGTGAAACTGATAGTGAGTTTGAATTACAATGGGCTTGTGAAACCCAGTTACGCGGTATAGTTATACACAGTGAAAAACTATCTTACCACTACACAGAATGTGGAACCCATCTGAAAGATTTTTTAGTTTATAATCATGGCATACCAGTAGAAATAGAACAGTATGTAAAGGAAAATTTAGCTTGTGATTTATTTAAATGTATGGATGATCGCAATTTGTACCCTTTACAATACATCTTATGTAATTGTTGTTCTGTGCCAACGACCCATTTACCTGGTTCTGATTCAGGTACTTGGGATATATTTAGTCGCAAATACTTCACTGCTGACTGTAAATTGAACGAGATTTATGATACTCTTAAG caaAGATGTCGCCAAACTGACTGTTTTCCAGGAAAACAAATGATAGGAGGTAGTTGTGAACAATATTTACCAACATCGTTATATTCTCAACCACTTGCATATGTGTTTCCGTTCGTGTTAACATCAAGATATAGTCATTCAGAAATAACACAGATTTTACAGAAGGATTCCAATGAAATGCTCTCATTTTCAACTTCGTTGTGTATTAAACCAAAAGCCAAATCAATTTCCTTCTTTGTTCGAATTGATATTATGATATTTAGTTATGAATATATTGCAGACATAGAAGAAATTCTAATAAATTACTCTTCTCGTCTTTTAAAAAGTTCGGGCAATATGAATATAACTGTAAAGTACGATTATCAGTCAATTTTAACTGATGAAAATATAGAGTTCGAAAATATTACAGCTTGTGTAGATAGGAACCGCTCTCTTATATCCAATTTGTTAATATGTCGACATGTTTTATTTACACAAAGTGAGTATAGAGTATCCCAAAAAGACAATGAAATAATTTTAGACGGTTATGACGCAAAGTTTCAATTTTACCAATATCATATAGACTCTGAAAAAATATTGAGAATATGCATTAAGGATTTTTATCGTATTGTTAACTTAGATGTAAAACACGACGTTGTATATTTGGCAATAATGATAACTTGCACTGTTATTTCAGTACTGTGTCTTTTTGCGACTTTAATAACATACTGTTTATTTTCAGCACTTAAAACTCTACCGGGAAAGAATATTATGAGCTTAGTTTTTTCTCTTCTTATATACAATATACTTTATTTGATATTAATCCTCGTCGATGCCGCAGATAAAACAGTGTGTCAGGTTATCGGTATAGTTACCCATTTCTTTCTGCTATCTACCTTCGGATGTTTTACCATGGGCACGGTTCATATGTTCAGAATATTTGGACACGATAGTCTTTCGTCTACTCTAAAAGCTAATCAAAGTAAATATACGTTTAAGATATACACTGCTTCCGCTTATGGCTCTGCCGCTACAATAGTAGTCATAAACATAACCGTTTTGCACATTTCTACAGGAACCTTTACTGGATATGGATATAATAATAAatgctttatttcaaatgttcagAGCTTTATTGCGACAGTTTTGGTACCGCTAATTATCACATTTATCATAAACATAATATTATATTCAATAACGACGTACAAACTATACAAGAAAATTTATTCGAATTCTGCTGTATCTGCAGtttctaaaacaaataaaaaagaaataagcaTCTTTATTAAACTTTTTACAACAACTGGTTGTTCCTGGATATTGTTGCTTATTAATTTTTTCGTCAATAAGACACCAATTTCAATAGCAATAGCCGTTTTAAATGGGTTTCAAGGACTCTACATTTTTATAGCTTACATTTTCAATGAACGTATATACCGAATGTATAAATCTGAGATAATTGGATTAACTGCTAGAAAATCGCAGTCAACAATTATGACATCACTTCCGCCTTCCAAACAAACTAGTTCAGAATAG